From one Diachasmimorpha longicaudata isolate KC_UGA_2023 chromosome 8, iyDiaLong2, whole genome shotgun sequence genomic stretch:
- the LOC135164970 gene encoding histone acetyltransferase KAT6B-like isoform X1: protein MEEDEDQPADVRSATPVEEEIKRAGNDEPSTQPAVAYESKPSSGPKLPRRAPRKLDKPAKIKEDHCGKKLNRKMRDAKGPGTVKVLVNEKACILPKINPIPRHCLSKKEWLDVLATPSRRCPPPCRKKEVERKWRSVSLRINELALPTRQRMMTTLQDKGDILPAELVDRLITILEGETCLTPEQAEQLFRDNPPIVKKPRKVRKRQCKSSAPSPKKSEVSRSSYNKDAVTCQYLMAEAFVKSLLQWKCTLPKEEFKDIADIVIKRLSTILEYTPVDSGDRTTQQMRFLADIIAAWIAGVLFEVAEAHKEDLEKECEERRKIKEEEETEDDTEESEEEEFIPRIIEESHSLKTVEAAELGEESEKEEEKSDGEEGEDENKIPKDGYDDDDEGDDGPGGAGGVSGRTEPPENDAEPPVDDEKPPEEETDVSPSEELPEESEPAPDEAPLDTLESSSKISATDLDQEPPEGDGPSAPLGEELPADENPLTTEDQEDGDEDQSVVPTAVPSSPPLGTSEDIPDKSAASIPAIESAIEKEVGGEESETGALPETLEEAPVLTPEITSEDAGYTPAAAEVPEEALATPATPQATPSEQVTDSRPSDALATPQSTPSEQLMEEKSSSTLVPQSSTVEGIESEVKSLIDQTPATPIEEPGEKPGEVATKDDASVKNLGLDITAEDLSKAGIPSSLPSPGPQTKGQEKKLKDSEFIEGNIRKMMQTDVPFLDLIRIFDRIENAVAKEKENDGEDLLTDRIHRAVYEKLERLAKAESPEKWTPHLQDVLDVLSGKIAQWVRNILTNSEIFFLNENPPMVESAELRNFGKWIGEMSERANSWTVWMQNMIDEWTKMQSNQVTKIDWQNWTRNFAAGALKWRRYYLESVHHAHHNRTMLAGRDVVKTGEMKYPEWSIQEREIENIDLLQE from the exons atggaAGAGGATGAAGATCAGCCTGCTGATGTCCGGAGTGCTACACCAGTGGAGGAAGAGATCAAAAGAGCAGGAAATGACGAGCCGTCGACCCAGCCAGCGGTGGCGTATGAATCAAAGCCTAGTTCAGGCCCGAAACTCCCCCGAAGGGCGCCAAGGAAACTAGACAAACCCGCAAAAATCAAAGAAGATCATTGTGGGAAGAAATTGAACAGGAAGATGAGAGACGCAAAGGGCCCGGGGACAGTGAAAGTTCTCGTGAACGAAAAAGCATGCATTTTGCCGAAGATCAACCCCATCCCTCGACATTGTTTATCCAAGAAAGAATGGCTAGACGTGTTGGCCACCCCAAGTCGAAGATGTCCACCCCCTTGCAGGAAGAAAGAAGTCGAACGGAAATGGCGATccgtttccctcaggataaaTGAATTAGCGCTGCCCACGAGGCAGAGGATGATGACGACCCTTCAGGATAAAGGGGACATTCTTCCGGCTGAACTGGTGGACAGATTGATAACCATCCTCGAAGGAGAAACATGTTTAACACCCGA ACAGGCCGAACAATTATTTCGCGATAACCCACCGATTGTCAAAAAACCCCGAAAAGTCCGAAAGAGACAATGCAAAAGTTCAGCGCCATCGCCCAAAAAATCAGAAGTTTCCCGTAGCTCATACAATAAAGACGCAGTAACGTGTCAATACCTAATGGCAGAAGCTTTCGTGAAGAGCCTCCTGCAGTGGAAATGCACCCTTCCCAAGGAGGAGTTCAAAGACATTGCGGATATTGTAATAAAAAGATTATCCACCATTTTGGAATACACCCCGGTCGACAGTGGAGATCGCACCACCCAGCAGATGAGGTTCCTCGCGGATATAATCGCTGCCTGGATCGCCGGGGTCCTATTCGAGGTGGCAGAAGCTCACAAAGAAGATCTCGAGAAGGAGTGCgaggagagaagaaaaataaaagaggagGAAGAAACTGAAGACGATACGGAAGAATCGGAAGAAGAAGAATTCATTCCTCGAATAATTGAAGAGTCTCATTCCCTGAAGACCGTTGAAGCTGCAGAATTAGGAGAAGAGAGCGAAAAAGAAGAGGAAAAATCTGATGGAGAAGAGGGAGAAGATGAAAACAAAATACCAAAGGATGGTTATGATGATGACGATGAGGGTGATGATGGTCCTGGTGGTGCTGGTGGAGTTTCCGGACGCACGGAACCTCCAGAAAATGATGCTGAACCGCCGGTAGATGACGAAAAGCCTCCAGAAGAGGAAACTGACGTTTCACCGTCTGAAGAGTTACCCGAAGAGTCGGAACCCGCCCCCGATGAGGCCCCACTAGATACCCTTGAATCCTCATCAAAGATATCAGCGACAGATTTAGATCAGGAACCCCCGGAAGGTGATGGACCATCTGCTCCACTTGGTGAGGAACTACCAGCCGATGAAAATCCCCTAACCACCGAGGACCAAGAAGATGGCGATGAAGATCAATCAGTAGTTCCCACTGCAGTACCATCGTCCCCTCCTCTCGGAACATCAGAAGACATTCCCGACAAATCAGCGGCTTCGATACCAGCGATAGAATCCGCTATAGAGAAGGAAGTCGGTGGAGAAGAGTCGGAAACCGGAGCGTTACCGGAAACATTAGAAGAAGCACCTGTTCTAACTCCAGAAATCACTTCCGAAGACGCTGGATATACTCCGGCAGCTGCAGAAGTTCCGGAGGAAGCGCTTGCAACACCCGCGACACCTCAAGCCACACCGTCAGAACAAGTAACGGATTCGAGACCATCAGACGCATTAGCTACACCTCAATCTACACCTTCAGAACAATTAATGGAAGAGAAATCATCAAGCACCCTGGTACCGCAGTCCTCCACCGTCGAAGGCATAGAATCAGAAGTGAAATCCTTGATAGACCAGACTCCCGCGACTCCAATAGAAGAACCAGGAGAAAAGCCTGGAGAAGTCGCTACAAAGGACGACGCTTCAGTGAAGAACTTAGGATTGGATATAACCGCTGAAGACCTCTCGAAAGCCGGAATTCCATCATCGTTACCGTCCCCAGGACCTCAAACGAAAGGTCAAGAAAAGAAGCTGAAAGACTCAGAATTCATTGAAGGAAATATACGCAAGATGATGCAGACCGATGTACCCTTTCTGGACCTCATCAGGATCTTCGATAGAATTGAAAACGCGGTAGCCAAGGAGAAGGAAAATGATGGGGAAGATTTACTGACGGACCGGATTCATCGAGCTGTCTATGAAAAGTTGGAGCGATTGGCCAAGGCTGAAAGTCCGGAGAAATGGACCCCACATCTCCAAGATGTTCTTGATGTTTTATCCGGGAAAATTGCTCAATGGGTCAGGAACATCCTGACTAATTCTGAAATTTTCTTCTTAAATGAGAACCCTCCAATGGTTGAATCTGCGGAGTTGAGAAACTTCGGAAAGTGGATTGGGGAGATGTCGGAGAGAGCCAACAGTTGGACTGTTTGGATGCAGAATATGATTGATGAGTGGACGAAAATGCAGTCGAATCAGGTGACGAAGATTGACTGGCAGAACTGGACCAGGAATTTTGCAGCTGGTGCCCTGAAGTGGAGACGATATTACCTGGAGTCAGTTCATCACGCTCACCATAATCGAACGATGCTTGCTGGTCGAGACGTGGTCAAGACTGGAGAGATGAAGTATCCGGAATGGTCAATTCAGGAAAGAgaaatcgaaaatattgatttgTTGCAGGAATAG
- the LOC135164970 gene encoding FK506-binding protein 5-like isoform X2, which yields MFNTRAEQLFRDNPPIVKKPRKVRKRQCKSSAPSPKKSEVSRSSYNKDAVTCQYLMAEAFVKSLLQWKCTLPKEEFKDIADIVIKRLSTILEYTPVDSGDRTTQQMRFLADIIAAWIAGVLFEVAEAHKEDLEKECEERRKIKEEEETEDDTEESEEEEFIPRIIEESHSLKTVEAAELGEESEKEEEKSDGEEGEDENKIPKDGYDDDDEGDDGPGGAGGVSGRTEPPENDAEPPVDDEKPPEEETDVSPSEELPEESEPAPDEAPLDTLESSSKISATDLDQEPPEGDGPSAPLGEELPADENPLTTEDQEDGDEDQSVVPTAVPSSPPLGTSEDIPDKSAASIPAIESAIEKEVGGEESETGALPETLEEAPVLTPEITSEDAGYTPAAAEVPEEALATPATPQATPSEQVTDSRPSDALATPQSTPSEQLMEEKSSSTLVPQSSTVEGIESEVKSLIDQTPATPIEEPGEKPGEVATKDDASVKNLGLDITAEDLSKAGIPSSLPSPGPQTKGQEKKLKDSEFIEGNIRKMMQTDVPFLDLIRIFDRIENAVAKEKENDGEDLLTDRIHRAVYEKLERLAKAESPEKWTPHLQDVLDVLSGKIAQWVRNILTNSEIFFLNENPPMVESAELRNFGKWIGEMSERANSWTVWMQNMIDEWTKMQSNQVTKIDWQNWTRNFAAGALKWRRYYLESVHHAHHNRTMLAGRDVVKTGEMKYPEWSIQEREIENIDLLQE from the exons ATGTTTAACACCCGA GCCGAACAATTATTTCGCGATAACCCACCGATTGTCAAAAAACCCCGAAAAGTCCGAAAGAGACAATGCAAAAGTTCAGCGCCATCGCCCAAAAAATCAGAAGTTTCCCGTAGCTCATACAATAAAGACGCAGTAACGTGTCAATACCTAATGGCAGAAGCTTTCGTGAAGAGCCTCCTGCAGTGGAAATGCACCCTTCCCAAGGAGGAGTTCAAAGACATTGCGGATATTGTAATAAAAAGATTATCCACCATTTTGGAATACACCCCGGTCGACAGTGGAGATCGCACCACCCAGCAGATGAGGTTCCTCGCGGATATAATCGCTGCCTGGATCGCCGGGGTCCTATTCGAGGTGGCAGAAGCTCACAAAGAAGATCTCGAGAAGGAGTGCgaggagagaagaaaaataaaagaggagGAAGAAACTGAAGACGATACGGAAGAATCGGAAGAAGAAGAATTCATTCCTCGAATAATTGAAGAGTCTCATTCCCTGAAGACCGTTGAAGCTGCAGAATTAGGAGAAGAGAGCGAAAAAGAAGAGGAAAAATCTGATGGAGAAGAGGGAGAAGATGAAAACAAAATACCAAAGGATGGTTATGATGATGACGATGAGGGTGATGATGGTCCTGGTGGTGCTGGTGGAGTTTCCGGACGCACGGAACCTCCAGAAAATGATGCTGAACCGCCGGTAGATGACGAAAAGCCTCCAGAAGAGGAAACTGACGTTTCACCGTCTGAAGAGTTACCCGAAGAGTCGGAACCCGCCCCCGATGAGGCCCCACTAGATACCCTTGAATCCTCATCAAAGATATCAGCGACAGATTTAGATCAGGAACCCCCGGAAGGTGATGGACCATCTGCTCCACTTGGTGAGGAACTACCAGCCGATGAAAATCCCCTAACCACCGAGGACCAAGAAGATGGCGATGAAGATCAATCAGTAGTTCCCACTGCAGTACCATCGTCCCCTCCTCTCGGAACATCAGAAGACATTCCCGACAAATCAGCGGCTTCGATACCAGCGATAGAATCCGCTATAGAGAAGGAAGTCGGTGGAGAAGAGTCGGAAACCGGAGCGTTACCGGAAACATTAGAAGAAGCACCTGTTCTAACTCCAGAAATCACTTCCGAAGACGCTGGATATACTCCGGCAGCTGCAGAAGTTCCGGAGGAAGCGCTTGCAACACCCGCGACACCTCAAGCCACACCGTCAGAACAAGTAACGGATTCGAGACCATCAGACGCATTAGCTACACCTCAATCTACACCTTCAGAACAATTAATGGAAGAGAAATCATCAAGCACCCTGGTACCGCAGTCCTCCACCGTCGAAGGCATAGAATCAGAAGTGAAATCCTTGATAGACCAGACTCCCGCGACTCCAATAGAAGAACCAGGAGAAAAGCCTGGAGAAGTCGCTACAAAGGACGACGCTTCAGTGAAGAACTTAGGATTGGATATAACCGCTGAAGACCTCTCGAAAGCCGGAATTCCATCATCGTTACCGTCCCCAGGACCTCAAACGAAAGGTCAAGAAAAGAAGCTGAAAGACTCAGAATTCATTGAAGGAAATATACGCAAGATGATGCAGACCGATGTACCCTTTCTGGACCTCATCAGGATCTTCGATAGAATTGAAAACGCGGTAGCCAAGGAGAAGGAAAATGATGGGGAAGATTTACTGACGGACCGGATTCATCGAGCTGTCTATGAAAAGTTGGAGCGATTGGCCAAGGCTGAAAGTCCGGAGAAATGGACCCCACATCTCCAAGATGTTCTTGATGTTTTATCCGGGAAAATTGCTCAATGGGTCAGGAACATCCTGACTAATTCTGAAATTTTCTTCTTAAATGAGAACCCTCCAATGGTTGAATCTGCGGAGTTGAGAAACTTCGGAAAGTGGATTGGGGAGATGTCGGAGAGAGCCAACAGTTGGACTGTTTGGATGCAGAATATGATTGATGAGTGGACGAAAATGCAGTCGAATCAGGTGACGAAGATTGACTGGCAGAACTGGACCAGGAATTTTGCAGCTGGTGCCCTGAAGTGGAGACGATATTACCTGGAGTCAGTTCATCACGCTCACCATAATCGAACGATGCTTGCTGGTCGAGACGTGGTCAAGACTGGAGAGATGAAGTATCCGGAATGGTCAATTCAGGAAAGAgaaatcgaaaatattgatttgTTGCAGGAATAG
- the LOC135164985 gene encoding very-long-chain 3-oxoacyl-CoA reductase-like, which translates to MALTCWEKLAVVVVAAVGLRIVVRLTVFTWKKLIAPALGCGIDLASQGRWAVVTGATDGLGKAYAQALAAKGLDIVLVSRSLPKLETVAKEIRDQYKVETRIVEADLTEGQPVYAKIAKTIEELEVGVLVNNAGTSYDHPEIFTNVSEETIARILQLNVAGVTGVARAVFPGMMERRKGVIINISSTSATIPSPYLSVYAASKAFVDKLSADLAAEGKPRGVTVQCVLPGPVATKMSKIKKATWMAPSPEKFVESALKTVGIESRTTGYPPHCLIIGFVNGLRCVCEKGAIWLVSRTMLNIRGRALRRKKEKSEVEEEITELPRRGEIPIE; encoded by the exons ATGGCTCTGACGTGTTGGGAGAAGCTAGCAGTGGTGGTAGTTGCGGCTGTGGGTCTGCGGATCGTCGTCAGATTGACGGTCTTCACCTGGAAGAAGTTGATAGCACCGGCTCTGGGTTGTGGAATCGATCTTGCCAGCCAGGGGAGATGGGCAGTGGTAACTGGAGCTACTGATGGTCTTGGGAAAGCTTATGCCCAGGCCCTGGCTGCCAAGGGACTGGACATTGTCCTGGTGTCTAGGTCGCTGCCGAAATTAGAGACTGTTGCTAAGGAAATTCGGGATCAGTACAAAGTGGAGACGAGGATTGTCGAGGCTGATCTCACTGAGGGACAACCAGTGTACGCGAAAATTGCGAAGACCATTGAAGAACTTGAG GTGGGTGTCCTGGTGAATAATGCGGGAACGAGTTACGATCACCCAGAAATTTTCACAAATGTATCAGAGGAGACAATTGCAAGGATACTGCAGTTGAACGTTGCAGGTGTAACCGGAGTAGCTCGAGCAGTCTTTCCAGGAATGATGGAGAGAAGGAAAGGAGTGATTATTAATATCAGTTCGACATCAGCGACAATCCCAAGTCCCTATCTATCAGTCTACGCAGCGAGTAAGGCATTCGTGGATAAACTCAGTGCAGACCTCGCTGCTGAGGGTAAACCTCGAGGAGTTACTGTGCAATGTGTCCTCCCGGGTCCTGTGGCCacgaaaatgtcaaaaatcaA GAAAGCAACATGGATGGCTCCCAGTCCTGAGAAATTTGTGGAATCTGCACTAAAAACTGTGGGAATAGAGTCTAGAACTACTGGGTATCCCCCTCACTGTTTGATAATCGGTTTTGTCAACGGACTTCGCTGTGTTTGTGAGAAGGGCGCCATTTGGCTAGTGTCTAGAACAATGTTGAATATTCGAGGTCGTGCACTACGacgaaagaaggaaaaaagtgAAGTCGAGGAAGAAATTACAGAATTACCCAGACGAGGTGAAATTCCGATCGAATAA
- the LOC135164971 gene encoding sucrase-isomaltase, intestinal-like, translated as MKPKVPPDANDLLGLNTRANKVLAPVTKYVLTTFLVGTLLVAGVYVTMIFLTINVTEWVGTCEVSSIYRVNCSPGRMTTYEECTEIRCCFDETSKTCYHTVPSRYGYAEDTSNSTVLRPKEPKSPFGSENKPVNVLINCIDPEHVRIDLTLLADQRNLHYVETERAKRSENSPDYMCNNSLNSIQVDHGSNSKSQFAVTLTRNNKSIMTTSKGPFIITETYWEWSLFLGNSSVYGLNSEKLNGTFNWIYNNRNDTIIPGFLRITNDMSIGCYIGYNGPMEIEVLPSNLIILRGISMPNTLSIHVFSGETPQDVTKQFAALLRTEQVTEVALSNLGLHICPENNQDIIDKDLTWIIEHMKSQGAPWDSYCIHKKFYPTLDKVLSQTEHEFLKATEKLLNETGRSVLHHVSNLCSYGKNNFSFELEGQSLLLKNSSGPYVGVSDSESVCYPDWLDERTLKIYDSKINELLQVSPTSKFLYLRDLWPRDDSNITMDFSKFDYVPKELRTLMSKGSVPIDLSSSTEDSHYKIHNAYAREFQAFAGKYANSIRVELLNEDTFGGWSALRKILSRTIASGLLGQPPPAIYMCSIKSPSNDDLCQRWYGIGVVFPHVLAVPQNMPGGDWLSDGASKYVIKLLKLRASLVSYQYSTIAEYYNSGAPILAPTHFHYPDNVYVKYMENQFMWGESILVGAVTLPSTFQVQMRIPGLKSWRHLQGGQEVNPTGSRSVSVSILEGEIVTLLRPGHIIPFHENPALTSWETRRGPLKLVGNLADIEGNYQASGKIFYDRGAFLNITFNNTSLKLERVIIGGDGVCPNQTTILISSLEILGRQTVYTIGLNVSFCDFYETIYLFTI; from the exons ATGAAACCAAAAGTACCACCTGATGCCAATGACCTTTTAGGTTTAAATACTAGag CGAATAAGGTTTTAGCACCAGTTACAAAGTATGTGCTGACAACGTTTTTGGTGGGAACTCTGTTGGTAGCTGGTGTTTACGTAACGATGATTTTTCTTACAATAAATGTAACTGAGTGGGTTGGAACATGCGAAGTGTCTTCGATCTACCGGGTAAACTGTTCACCGGGCCGGATGACTACATACGAGGAATGCACGGAAATTAGATGTTGCTTTGATGAAACGTCCAAGACATGCTACCACACTGTACCCTCCAGATATGGATACGCAGAGGATACAAGTAATTCTACTG ttCTTCGGCCAAAAGAACCGAAGAGTCCATTTGGTAGTGAAAATAAACCTGTTAATGTCCTCATCAACTGTATCGATCCGGAACACGTCCGAATCGATCTGACTTTGCTCGCGGACCAACGAAATCTACATTACGTCGAGACGGAACGTGCAAAACGATCTGAAAATTCACCCGACTACATGTGCAACAATTCGCTGAACAGTATTCAAGTGGATCATG GCTCCAATTCAAAGTCACAATTCGCTGTAACCCTCACCCGGAACAATAAATCGATAATGACAACATCGAAAGGACCTTTCATTATCACCGAAACTTATTGGGAATGGAGTTTGTTCTTGGGTAACTCGTCTGTCTATGGATTAAATTCAGAGAAATTAAATGGGACATTCAATTGGATTTACAACAACAGAAACGACACTATAATTCCTGGATTTCTTAGGATCACAAATGACATGAGTATTGGTTGTTACATTGGATACAACGGGCCTATGGAAATCGAG GTACTGCCATCAAATCTCATCATCTTAAGAGGAATCTCGATGCCAAACACACTATCGATCCATGTGTTCTCCGGAGAAACTCCTCAGGATGTAACGAAGCAATTCGCAGCCCTCCTGAGAACCGAACAAGTCACTGAAGTCGCTCTGTCGAATCTCGGTCTGCACATATGTCCCGAAAATAATCAGGATATCATCGACAAAGACTTGACTTGGATTATCGAGCATATGAAGAGTCAAGGGGCCCCCTGGGACAGCTACTGCATCCACAAAAAATTCTATCCCACTCTGGACAAAGTCCTGAGTCAAACTGAACACGAGTTTCTCAAAGCAACTGAGAAACTTCTCAATGAAACAGGAAGAAGTGTTTTGCATCACGTCTCCAACTTGTGTTCAtacggaaaaaataatttctctttcGAACTCGAAGGACAGTCTCTATTACTGAAGAATTCTTCTGGACCGTATGTTGGAGTAAGTGACAGCGAAAGTGTTTGCTATCCTGACTGGCTGGATGAACGAACTCTCAAGATATACGACTCCAAAATAAATGAACTTCTTCAAGTTTCTCCCACTTCGAAATTTCTTTATCTCCGTGACCTATGGCCCAGGGATGATTCAAATATCacaatggatttttccaagttcGATTACGTACCAAAG gaATTGCGTACTCTGATGTCAAAGGGATCAGTTCCTATTGACTTATCTTCATCGACAGAGGACTCTCATTATAAAATCCACAATGCATATGCCAGAGAATTTCAAGCTTTTGCAGGCAAATATGCGAATTCAATACGAGTCGAGCTGTTGAATGAGGATACCTTCGGGGGATGGTCTGCACTGAGGAAAATTCTCAGTCGAACCATTGCCAGTGGTCTTCTCGGTCAACCACCACCGGCAATTTACATGTGTAGTATCAAGTCGCCGTCTAATGATGACTTATGTCAAAG ATGGTATGGGATCGGCGTAGTATTCCCTCACGTGCTTGCTGTTCCCCAAAATATGCCAGGGGGTGATTGGTTGAGCGATGGCGCCTCAAAATATGTCATTAAATTGCTTAAACTCCGGGCGAGTTTAGTGAGCTATCAGTATAGTACAATCGCGGAGTATTACAACAGTGGAGCGCCAATATTAGCCCCGACGCACTTCCATTATCCCGACAATGTCTACGTCAAATACATGGAAAATCAGTTTATGTGGGGTGAAAGTATACTTGTTG GCGCGGTGACTCTTCCGAGTACGTTTCAAGTGCAGATGCGTATCCCAGGACTGAAGTCCTGGCGACACCTTCAAGGAGGACAGGAAGTCAATCCAACGGGTAGTAGGAGCGTTTCCGTGTCCATCCTCGAGGGGGAAATCGTTACCCTCTTACGTCCGGGTCACATTATCCCTTTCCACGag AATCCAGCTCTGACGAGCTGGGAGACTCGTCGCGGACCCTTGAAATTAGTAGGTAATCTAGCTGATATCGAGGGAAACTATCAAGCCAGTGGGAAAATCTTCTACGATCGAGGTGCATTTCTCAATATCACTTTCAATAATACTTCCCTTAAATTAGAAAGAGTCATCATTGGGGGAGATGGGGTGTGCCCCAATCAAACTACGATTCTGATTAGTTCCTTGGAAATTCTGGGGCGACAGACTGTGTACACCATTGGCTTAAATGTttctttttgtgatttttatgaaacaatatatttattcacaatttag
- the LOC135164995 gene encoding basic proline-rich protein-like encodes MLKVVLVACICALVLVQAQPGPPGPPPGGPPPNPPPSRMVRQAPPPPDNGPIPQGMNGGMGPGNLGMQGLGNIPDPTVWIAKGQEVASQFAKGRRRRETS; translated from the exons ATGTTGAAAGTTGTGCTCGTCGCGTGCATCTGCGCTTTAgtg ttggTCCAGGCGCAACCTGGACCCCCTGGTCCTCCTCCTGGTGGACCGCCACCAAACCCCCCGCCCAGCAGA ATGGTTCGTCAAGCCCCACCACCCCCGGACAACGGTCCCATTCCTCAGGGAATGAATGGGGGGATGGGCCCAGGAAATTTGGGAATGCAAGGACTGGGTAACATCCCGGATCCAACCGTATGGATTGCCAAAGGACAAGAAGTGGCCAGTCAGTTCGCCAAAGGCCGTCGTCGTCGTGAAACATCTTGA